In one Novosphingopyxis iocasae genomic region, the following are encoded:
- the wrbA gene encoding NAD(P)H:quinone oxidoreductase yields the protein MSKILVLYYSSYGHTATMAEAIAEGARAAGGDVDIKRVPETAPDEVVKQAGFQHDESHGVAEVDHLRDYDAIIVGSPTRYGRMTSQMASFWDQTGALWQEGTLVGKVGAAFTSTASQHGGQETTQFSILTNLIHMGMTIVGLDYGFDGQLDLSAVHGNSPYGASTIAGGDGSRQPSDKDLAGARYLGKRVAETTAKLHG from the coding sequence ATGAGCAAGATTCTCGTCCTTTATTACTCCTCTTATGGTCACACCGCGACGATGGCAGAGGCCATTGCCGAAGGCGCGCGCGCTGCCGGCGGCGATGTCGATATCAAGCGCGTGCCCGAAACAGCACCGGACGAGGTCGTGAAGCAGGCCGGCTTCCAGCATGATGAAAGTCACGGCGTGGCCGAAGTCGACCATCTGCGCGATTATGACGCGATCATCGTCGGCTCGCCCACCCGCTACGGCCGCATGACCAGCCAGATGGCCAGCTTCTGGGATCAGACGGGCGCGCTGTGGCAGGAAGGTACGCTCGTGGGTAAGGTTGGCGCAGCCTTCACCTCCACGGCGAGCCAGCATGGCGGGCAGGAAACCACGCAGTTCTCCATTCTGACAAACCTCATCCACATGGGCATGACTATTGTTGGCCTGGATTACGGCTTTGACGGTCAGCTCGACCTGAGCGCCGTGCATGGCAATTCGCCTTATGGCGCCAGCACCATCGCGGGCGGCGACGGCAGCCGTCAGCCGAGCGACAAGGACCTCGCCGGTGCGCGTTATCTCGGCAAGCGCGTGGCCGAAACTACCGCGAAGCTGCACGGCTAA
- a CDS encoding RluA family pseudouridine synthase encodes MKGGGGAATSPGVIEVPETLFIDGEALVIDKPAGLDVETPKRGGFSLVSMLGALRFGFRREPSAVHRLDRDTSGCLLLARNPKAHARFAKAFEEGIVEKIYLGILDGVPEESEATIALSLSKQSSREKGWRMIAAKKGKAAVTHWRLIDRKDGKALVEFRPDTGRTHQLRAHALYGLGIPLAGDPIYGRGEQTLLHAAAIRMPREGKPAVEALSPLPRVFTERGFTEPEIAFAAEPVEDDARS; translated from the coding sequence TTGAAAGGCGGCGGCGGTGCTGCCACCTCGCCAGGCGTGATCGAAGTTCCCGAAACCCTGTTCATCGATGGCGAAGCCCTCGTCATCGACAAGCCCGCCGGGCTCGATGTCGAAACGCCCAAGCGCGGCGGCTTCAGCCTCGTTTCCATGCTCGGCGCATTGCGCTTCGGTTTCCGTCGGGAGCCGAGCGCGGTGCACCGGCTGGACCGCGATACAAGCGGCTGCCTGCTCCTTGCGCGCAATCCGAAGGCGCATGCGCGCTTCGCCAAGGCCTTCGAGGAAGGCATCGTCGAAAAGATCTATCTCGGCATTCTGGACGGCGTGCCGGAGGAGAGCGAAGCTACCATCGCGTTGTCGCTGTCCAAGCAAAGCTCGCGCGAGAAAGGCTGGCGGATGATCGCCGCGAAGAAGGGCAAGGCGGCCGTCACCCATTGGCGCCTGATCGATCGGAAAGACGGCAAGGCGCTCGTCGAATTCCGGCCCGATACCGGCCGCACACACCAACTGCGCGCCCATGCGCTCTACGGCCTTGGCATCCCGCTCGCGGGCGATCCGATCTACGGCCGGGGAGAGCAGACCCTGCTGCACGCCGCCGCCATCCGCATGCCGCGCGAGGGCAAACCCGCGGTGGAAGCTTTATCCCCCCTGCCCCGCGTCTTTACCGAGCGCGGCTTCACGGAACCCGAGATCGCGTTCGCCGCCGAGCCCGTCGAAGACGATGCGCGTTCCTGA
- the arfB gene encoding alternative ribosome rescue aminoacyl-tRNA hydrolase ArfB gives MRVPEEHIDESFLAGSGPGGQNVNKVETAAQLRVNIFALGLQPYAYRQLKDLAGSKLTKDGVLVITARTHRTREANREEARRRLDTLLTKAHQRDAKRRKTKPSRAAKARRVDTKKKRSAVKEKRGRVRFD, from the coding sequence ATGCGCGTTCCTGAAGAGCATATCGATGAAAGCTTCCTCGCCGGGTCGGGACCTGGCGGACAGAATGTCAACAAGGTGGAGACAGCAGCCCAGCTGCGCGTGAACATCTTCGCCCTCGGCCTTCAGCCTTATGCCTATCGCCAGCTCAAGGACCTGGCGGGCAGCAAGCTGACCAAGGACGGCGTGCTCGTGATCACCGCGCGCACCCATCGGACGCGCGAAGCCAACCGCGAAGAGGCACGCCGGCGGTTGGACACGCTTTTGACCAAGGCACATCAGCGCGATGCCAAGCGCCGCAAGACCAAACCCAGCCGCGCCGCGAAGGCCCGCCGGGTCGATACGAAAAAGAAACGCAGCGCCGTGAAGGAAAAGCGCGGCCGCGTCCGGTTCGATTGA
- a CDS encoding GAF domain-containing protein — MFAFDIPADTPAAERWDEIGRAAQAMVDGEPDRIANMANVAAVLWQFLPDVNWTGFYRMVGDELVLGPFQGKAACIRIPLGQGVCGAAAATRATQLVEDVHAFEGHIACDADSRSELVVPILHDGQLLGVIDLDSPTPARFTADDAAGCEKLAALIAPALAG; from the coding sequence ATGTTCGCATTCGACATTCCTGCCGACACGCCCGCCGCAGAGCGCTGGGACGAGATCGGCCGCGCCGCGCAAGCCATGGTGGACGGTGAACCCGATAGAATAGCCAACATGGCCAATGTCGCCGCGGTGCTGTGGCAATTTCTACCCGACGTGAACTGGACTGGCTTCTATCGGATGGTCGGCGACGAGCTTGTGCTCGGTCCGTTTCAGGGGAAAGCCGCCTGCATCCGTATCCCACTCGGCCAAGGCGTTTGTGGCGCGGCCGCCGCGACGCGGGCAACGCAGCTCGTGGAAGACGTCCATGCGTTCGAAGGGCATATCGCCTGCGATGCGGACAGCCGATCCGAACTGGTCGTGCCGATCCTGCACGATGGACAGCTTCTGGGCGTGATCGATCTCGACAGCCCTACGCCCGCGCGCTTCACGGCGGATGATGCCGCGGGTTGCGAGAAGCTGGCAGCGCTAATCGCGCCCGCTTTGGCAGGCTGA
- a CDS encoding glycine zipper 2TM domain-containing protein, which yields MNKNLCLWTVAAPALLAATPAIAGHDSPDSVPYGAEYGPTATYDDGAYNWDDRVYSQEDQQSGTYDGTWSGNYVDDQGRVYQGEWQGTYVDENGQAFQGSYRGTSIGAPRYGYETNGVATAPYAGTEYQAGTSYQGAPAYQGTPAYQGGYVAQAPGYGYEQRQDNGVGGAVIGGVAGGVAGNLIAGRGNRLAGTLIGGGLGAAAGYAIDKAEDRGQRRYYRDDRRVYGGSAPVYRGPAPAYGGAYAQGARGYAMPTGYGWQGHRYWYRGYAQPQAYNGGTTTVVVVPGQTTTTTTTTVTEEYVSTGHDKRVIRKDKRLRR from the coding sequence ATGAATAAAAATCTTTGTTTGTGGACGGTTGCAGCCCCCGCATTGCTGGCGGCTACGCCTGCGATCGCCGGACACGACTCACCCGATAGCGTGCCTTACGGCGCTGAATACGGCCCCACCGCTACCTATGACGACGGCGCATATAACTGGGATGACCGCGTCTATTCGCAGGAAGATCAGCAGAGCGGCACCTATGACGGCACCTGGTCCGGCAATTATGTCGATGATCAGGGCCGCGTCTATCAGGGCGAATGGCAGGGCACCTATGTCGACGAAAACGGCCAGGCTTTTCAGGGCAGCTATCGCGGCACCTCCATCGGCGCGCCGCGCTACGGATATGAGACCAATGGCGTAGCGACGGCTCCTTATGCCGGCACCGAATATCAGGCTGGAACATCCTATCAGGGCGCGCCTGCTTATCAGGGCACACCCGCCTATCAGGGCGGCTATGTGGCGCAGGCACCCGGTTACGGCTATGAGCAGCGTCAGGACAATGGCGTCGGCGGCGCGGTCATCGGCGGCGTTGCAGGCGGCGTTGCGGGCAATTTGATCGCCGGGCGCGGCAACCGCCTGGCCGGCACGTTGATCGGCGGAGGCCTTGGCGCCGCGGCCGGTTATGCAATCGACAAAGCGGAAGACCGCGGCCAGCGTCGCTATTATCGCGACGATCGCCGCGTATATGGAGGCTCCGCTCCCGTCTATCGCGGCCCCGCCCCGGCCTATGGCGGCGCTTATGCGCAAGGCGCGCGCGGATATGCGATGCCGACCGGCTATGGCTGGCAGGGCCACCGCTATTGGTATCGCGGCTATGCCCAGCCGCAAGCTTACAATGGCGGCACCACGACGGTCGTTGTCGTTCCCGGCCAGACGACCACCACGACCACGACGACCGTGACCGAGGAATATGTCAGCACCGGGCATGACAAGCGCGTGATCCGCAAGGACAAGCGTCTGCGCCGCTAA
- a CDS encoding arginyltransferase, translating to MSAPVRFPRFFLTNPAPCPYLPGRTERKVFTELNGEHADELNDALGRIGFRRSQNVAYRPSCADCRACVSVRVIANEFEPGATQRKLLRRNEDLQVSACRPWSTSEQYDLLRRYLNARHPDGGMNDMDDMDYADMVEQTPVNSYVIEYREPGVDGLPGKLVGACLTDQQSDGLSMIYSFFDPDLEDRKGLGNYIILDHIMRARKAGLPYVYLGYWVEGSARMQYKVRYRPLERLGPEGWEKFEPGGA from the coding sequence GTGAGCGCACCGGTACGCTTTCCCCGCTTTTTCCTGACCAATCCGGCGCCTTGCCCTTATTTGCCGGGGCGTACGGAGCGCAAGGTCTTCACCGAACTCAACGGCGAGCATGCCGATGAGCTGAACGATGCGCTTGGCCGCATCGGTTTTCGTCGCAGCCAGAATGTCGCGTACCGGCCGAGCTGCGCGGACTGCCGCGCCTGCGTTTCGGTGCGGGTGATCGCGAACGAATTCGAGCCGGGTGCGACGCAGCGCAAGCTTTTGCGCCGCAACGAAGATTTGCAGGTTTCGGCCTGCCGCCCCTGGTCCACGTCCGAGCAATATGATCTGCTGCGTCGGTATCTGAACGCCCGCCATCCGGATGGCGGCATGAATGATATGGACGACATGGACTATGCGGACATGGTCGAGCAGACGCCGGTCAACAGCTATGTCATTGAATATCGCGAGCCGGGCGTGGACGGTTTGCCCGGTAAGCTTGTGGGTGCCTGCCTCACCGATCAGCAATCGGACGGGCTGTCGATGATCTACAGCTTCTTCGATCCCGATCTGGAGGACCGCAAGGGGCTGGGAAATTACATTATCCTCGATCACATCATGCGCGCGCGCAAGGCCGGGCTGCCTTATGTGTATCTCGGCTATTGGGTCGAGGGATCGGCGCGGATGCAGTACAAGGTCCGCTATCGCCCGCTCGAACGGCTCGGGCCGGAGGGCTGGGAAAAGTTCGAGCCCGGCGGCGCGTGA
- a CDS encoding threonine ammonia-lyase has product MNEQSKIAPGAGRSDLTIDDIRAACERLRGAVVETVMSHSKTLSNITGANIYLKFENHQFTASFKERGALNALLLLSEERRSKGVIAASAGNHAQGLSYHATRLGIPATIVMPVTTPVVKVMQTESVGGKVVLFGEKFDDAYAHARELEQEQGLTFVHPFDDPDVAAGQGTIGIEMLEAQPDLDTLVVPIGGGGLMSGIATAARALKPDIELIGVEAELYPSMYGAVKGGSGECAGDTLAEGIAVKEPGALTRQWISELVDDILLVSEADLERAVSLLLQIEKTVVEGAGAAGLAAVLANPEKFSGKNVGLVLCGGNIDTRLLANVLIRDLARSGRLSRLRITLQDRPGALFKVMRTFDKHRVNIIEIYHQRIFTNLPAKGLITDIECEARDKEQLDALIEDLRSQGYALHRVEMD; this is encoded by the coding sequence ATGAACGAACAGTCGAAAATAGCGCCCGGGGCCGGCCGTAGCGATCTCACCATCGATGATATCCGCGCGGCGTGTGAGCGTCTGCGCGGTGCGGTGGTCGAGACGGTGATGAGCCACAGCAAGACGCTGAGCAACATCACCGGCGCGAATATCTATCTGAAGTTCGAAAACCACCAGTTCACCGCCAGCTTCAAGGAGCGCGGCGCGCTGAATGCGCTTCTGCTGCTGAGCGAAGAGCGGCGTTCCAAGGGTGTTATCGCGGCCTCCGCCGGCAACCACGCTCAGGGCCTTAGCTACCACGCCACGCGCCTTGGTATTCCTGCAACCATCGTGATGCCGGTGACCACCCCTGTGGTCAAAGTGATGCAGACCGAAAGCGTGGGCGGCAAGGTGGTGCTGTTCGGCGAAAAGTTCGACGATGCCTACGCCCATGCCCGTGAGCTGGAGCAGGAACAGGGCCTCACCTTCGTCCATCCCTTCGACGATCCCGACGTCGCTGCGGGGCAGGGGACCATCGGCATCGAAATGCTGGAGGCCCAGCCTGATCTGGACACCCTGGTCGTACCCATCGGTGGCGGCGGCCTGATGTCCGGTATCGCCACCGCGGCGCGCGCGCTGAAGCCCGATATCGAGCTTATCGGTGTGGAAGCCGAACTGTACCCGTCCATGTACGGCGCGGTGAAGGGTGGATCGGGCGAATGCGCTGGCGACACGCTGGCAGAAGGCATTGCCGTCAAGGAGCCGGGCGCGCTCACGCGGCAATGGATATCCGAGCTGGTCGACGACATCCTGCTCGTCAGCGAGGCGGATCTGGAGCGCGCCGTCAGCCTGCTGCTGCAGATCGAGAAGACAGTCGTCGAGGGCGCGGGCGCTGCCGGCCTCGCCGCCGTGCTGGCCAACCCGGAGAAGTTTTCCGGCAAGAATGTCGGCCTCGTCCTATGTGGCGGCAATATCGATACACGTCTGCTGGCGAACGTCCTTATTCGCGATCTTGCCCGCTCGGGCCGCTTATCGCGCCTGCGCATCACGTTGCAGGACCGGCCCGGTGCGCTGTTCAAGGTGATGCGCACCTTCGACAAGCACCGCGTCAACATCATCGAAATCTATCATCAGCGGATTTTCACCAATCTGCCCGCCAAGGGACTGATCACCGACATCGAGTGCGAGGCGCGCGATAAGGAACAGCTCGATGCTCTGATCGAGGATTTGCGGAGCCAGGGTTATGCGCTCCACCGAGTCGAAATGGACTAA
- a CDS encoding NAD(P)-dependent oxidoreductase — protein sequence MTKIAFIGLGVMGFPMAGHLAAAGHDVTVYNRTSAKADDWVEQHGGAMAASPREAAAGAEIVFTCVGNDDDLRSVTLGQDGAFAGLAEGTLFVDHTTVSAHIARELAEKLEEQGCRGIDAPVSGGQAGAENGKLAIMCGGSDTAMDRARPVMDAYAARIVHVGGPGAGQTTKMVNQICIAGVLSGLSEAVRFAQAADVDLAKVREAISGGAAQSWQMDNRWDTMAAGEFDFGFAIDWMRKDLGLALDEARRNGSSLPNAALVDQYYAEVQAMGGNRQDTSAMIRRLRKGGDKD from the coding sequence ATGACCAAGATCGCATTTATCGGGCTCGGCGTCATGGGCTTTCCCATGGCCGGGCACCTCGCAGCCGCCGGACACGATGTGACCGTCTATAACCGCACCAGCGCAAAAGCCGATGACTGGGTGGAACAGCATGGAGGCGCTATGGCCGCGAGCCCGCGTGAAGCGGCTGCGGGGGCCGAGATTGTCTTCACCTGCGTCGGCAATGACGACGATCTGCGCTCCGTAACGCTTGGGCAGGACGGCGCTTTTGCCGGATTGGCCGAAGGGACATTGTTCGTCGATCATACCACCGTGTCCGCGCATATCGCCCGCGAATTGGCGGAAAAACTGGAAGAGCAAGGTTGTCGCGGCATCGACGCGCCGGTCTCCGGCGGGCAGGCGGGTGCGGAAAACGGCAAGCTTGCCATCATGTGCGGCGGCTCGGACACGGCGATGGACCGCGCGCGGCCGGTGATGGACGCCTATGCCGCACGCATCGTCCATGTCGGCGGGCCGGGGGCGGGGCAGACCACCAAGATGGTGAACCAGATCTGCATCGCCGGCGTGCTGTCGGGGCTTTCGGAAGCGGTGCGGTTCGCGCAGGCCGCGGATGTCGATCTGGCCAAGGTGAGAGAAGCTATATCGGGCGGTGCAGCACAAAGCTGGCAGATGGACAATCGCTGGGACACGATGGCTGCGGGCGAGTTCGACTTCGGTTTCGCGATCGACTGGATGCGCAAGGACCTCGGGTTGGCGCTGGATGAGGCGCGGCGCAACGGCTCCAGCCTGCCCAACGCAGCGCTGGTCGATCAATATTATGCCGAGGTTCAGGCGATGGGCGGCAACCGGCAGGATACCAGCGCCATGATCCGGCGGCTGCGCAAGGGCGGAGACAAAGATTGA
- a CDS encoding amidohydrolase, whose amino-acid sequence MADGLYDNVNGFTLNDDGQLVRFTGILIDRDGKVAKLLDRKDKRPRELDWRKDGDGRTLMPGFIDAHGHIMELGFKQLTLDLSQTNSLAEAQAAIAAYAREYPERRWIIGTGWNQEKWGLGRFPTAADLDVVVSDRPVWLSRVDGHAGWANSAAIEAAGITAKTEVPSGGRIEMANGKPSGVFVDKAGDLIQKFVPVPRPAERDLAFSKAQDVLLSHGVTGAADMGTTIEDWQTYRRAGDAGWLNMHIAAYAAGIDQMIAIAGPRPTPWLYDDKLKLVGVKLYLDGALGSRGAWLKQPYADAPGQTGLPMLGSAELRNLMSRASMDGFQTAVHAIGDAANAEVLGAIDELAETYDGDRRWRIEHVQIVDPVDLPRLGRNGIISSMQPTHQTSDRQMAEARLGPDRLEGAYAWRTILSDGGKLAFGSDFPVEAPDPFAGFAAAISRTGPDGQPFGGWRPQDAVSRIQALAAYTTGAAFAEFAEKSLGSLTPGHRADFILVDRDIMLASPSDIRATKLLETWVNGRPVYQAKDK is encoded by the coding sequence ATGGCCGATGGGCTGTACGACAATGTCAACGGCTTCACGCTGAATGATGATGGCCAGCTTGTCCGCTTCACCGGCATCCTGATCGACCGTGACGGCAAGGTCGCAAAACTGCTCGATCGCAAGGACAAGCGCCCGCGCGAGCTTGACTGGCGCAAGGACGGCGATGGCCGCACGCTCATGCCCGGTTTCATCGATGCGCACGGCCATATCATGGAGCTGGGTTTCAAGCAGCTGACGCTGGACCTCTCGCAGACCAATTCGCTGGCCGAGGCGCAGGCCGCGATCGCGGCGTATGCGCGCGAATATCCAGAACGGCGCTGGATCATCGGGACAGGCTGGAATCAGGAAAAATGGGGCCTTGGCCGCTTCCCCACCGCAGCCGATCTCGACGTGGTGGTTTCCGATCGTCCGGTCTGGCTGTCACGCGTCGATGGACATGCCGGCTGGGCTAACAGCGCGGCGATCGAGGCGGCGGGAATTACCGCGAAGACCGAAGTGCCCAGCGGCGGCCGGATCGAAATGGCGAACGGCAAGCCCAGCGGGGTGTTCGTCGACAAGGCCGGCGATCTCATACAAAAATTCGTGCCCGTCCCCCGCCCTGCCGAACGCGATCTGGCGTTCTCCAAAGCGCAGGACGTGCTCCTGTCCCACGGCGTTACCGGCGCGGCCGATATGGGCACCACGATCGAAGACTGGCAGACTTACAGGCGCGCAGGCGATGCCGGGTGGCTGAACATGCATATCGCAGCCTATGCCGCCGGTATCGATCAGATGATCGCCATCGCCGGGCCGCGCCCGACCCCCTGGCTGTACGATGACAAACTGAAGCTCGTCGGCGTGAAGCTTTATCTCGACGGGGCACTGGGCAGCCGCGGGGCGTGGCTGAAGCAGCCTTATGCCGACGCGCCCGGCCAAACCGGGCTTCCCATGCTCGGCAGCGCGGAATTGCGTAATCTGATGAGCCGTGCGTCAATGGACGGCTTTCAGACCGCGGTGCATGCGATCGGCGATGCGGCGAATGCAGAAGTGCTCGGCGCGATCGACGAGCTGGCGGAAACCTATGATGGGGACCGCCGCTGGCGCATCGAACATGTGCAGATCGTCGATCCCGTCGATCTGCCGCGCCTTGGCCGCAACGGCATCATCTCTTCCATGCAGCCGACCCACCAGACCAGCGATCGCCAGATGGCCGAAGCGCGGTTGGGACCGGATCGACTGGAAGGTGCCTATGCCTGGCGAACGATCCTGAGCGACGGCGGGAAACTGGCCTTCGGCTCCGATTTTCCGGTAGAGGCGCCCGATCCGTTTGCCGGGTTCGCGGCCGCGATTTCGCGCACCGGCCCTGACGGACAACCCTTTGGCGGGTGGCGCCCGCAGGACGCGGTCAGTCGCATACAGGCCCTCGCCGCGTACACCACCGGCGCAGCATTTGCAGAATTTGCTGAAAAGAGCCTCGGCAGCCTGACGCCCGGACATCGCGCCGATTTCATTCTGGTGGACCGGGACATCATGCTTGCCAGCCCCTCGGATATCCGCGCGACGAAGCTGTTGGAAACCTGGGTCAATGGCCGTCCGGTCTATCAAGCCAAGGATAAATAA
- a CDS encoding DEAD/DEAH box helicase, producing the protein MTFADLGLSDELLKAVDEAGYTEPTPIQASAIPSVLMMRNLIGVAQTGTGKTASFVLPMIDILAHGRSRARMPRSLILEPTRELAAQVAENFEKYGKNHKLTMALLIGGVSMGDQVKALEKGVDVLIATPGRLMDLFDRGNILLNGCELLVIDEADRMLDMGFIPDIESICSKLPATRQTLLFSATMPGPIKKLADKFLSNPKHIEVARPATAAKNIDQRLVKLSARSKKAKLRELLESENVQNGIVFCNRKTTVRDLNKELKRRGFASGEIHGDMDQPARIAELNLFKSGEVNILVASDVAARGIDVKGVSHVFNYDCPWHPDDYVHRIGRTGRAGATGVAYTFVTPDDEEALENIEKLIGTKIQRQDSDAATKDTSSSEKAAEPKQSAISDEREEKPARSNRSRSRGGRAKDTSTPSEDRTSPSRKTQSDTRADGHARKSDVAGDWNGPVPDFLSVGI; encoded by the coding sequence ATGACCTTCGCCGATCTCGGCCTTTCCGATGAACTTCTAAAAGCGGTCGATGAGGCCGGCTATACAGAGCCGACCCCGATCCAGGCGAGCGCCATCCCTTCGGTGCTGATGATGCGCAATCTGATTGGTGTTGCGCAGACCGGAACGGGCAAAACGGCCAGCTTCGTCCTGCCGATGATCGACATTCTTGCCCATGGGCGCAGCCGCGCACGGATGCCGCGCTCGCTCATCCTTGAGCCTACGCGCGAACTGGCCGCGCAGGTTGCCGAAAATTTCGAAAAATACGGCAAGAATCACAAGCTCACCATGGCCCTGCTGATCGGCGGCGTTTCGATGGGTGATCAGGTCAAGGCGCTCGAAAAAGGCGTCGACGTGCTGATTGCCACGCCCGGCCGGCTGATGGATCTGTTCGATCGCGGCAACATCCTCCTCAACGGATGCGAGCTGCTGGTGATCGACGAGGCGGACCGGATGCTCGACATGGGCTTCATTCCGGACATCGAGAGCATCTGTTCCAAGCTTCCCGCGACGCGGCAGACCCTTTTGTTTTCGGCAACCATGCCGGGGCCGATCAAGAAGCTTGCGGACAAGTTCCTCTCCAATCCCAAGCATATAGAGGTTGCGCGCCCAGCGACGGCGGCGAAAAATATCGATCAGCGTCTGGTGAAGCTGAGCGCGCGTTCCAAGAAGGCGAAGCTGCGCGAACTGCTCGAAAGCGAAAATGTGCAGAACGGTATCGTCTTCTGCAATCGCAAGACGACTGTCCGCGATCTCAACAAGGAGCTGAAGCGCCGCGGATTTGCCAGCGGTGAAATCCATGGCGACATGGACCAGCCCGCGCGCATCGCCGAGTTGAACCTCTTCAAATCGGGCGAGGTCAATATCCTGGTCGCCTCCGACGTTGCCGCGCGCGGCATCGACGTAAAGGGCGTCAGTCATGTCTTCAACTATGATTGTCCGTGGCATCCGGACGATTATGTCCATCGCATCGGCCGCACCGGCCGGGCGGGAGCCACGGGTGTCGCCTACACGTTCGTAACGCCGGACGATGAAGAAGCGCTCGAGAATATCGAGAAGCTGATCGGTACCAAGATCCAGCGCCAGGACAGCGATGCGGCGACGAAGGACACCTCCTCATCCGAGAAAGCAGCTGAGCCGAAGCAGTCGGCAATATCCGATGAGCGCGAAGAGAAGCCAGCGCGTTCCAACCGTTCGCGTAGCCGTGGTGGCCGCGCGAAGGATACGTCCACGCCGTCCGAAGATCGGACATCGCCATCGCGCAAGACGCAGAGCGACACGCGGGCTGATGGACATGCGCGCAAGTCAGATGTGGCTGGAGACTGGAACGGGCCGGTCCCAGACTTCCTCAGCGTCGGCATCTGA
- a CDS encoding SapC family protein, which yields MASAPTPNNLPMFYKDLVPLNSEQHGDWRTRGLDDAKFLSNQHAIPITVDEFVPCSRSYPIIFSSGDQPVPLALMGMNEGVNTFINDEGKLDQPVYLPAYIRRYPFLLARLQQDSDELSLCFDPEAGAIGPFDEGEKLFEDGQPSEATKNILKFCEDFEQSGARTQAFMEDLKKSGLIMDGEVSIQQNGVEQPFIYRGFGMIDEQKLKDLRGDELRKMNQNGMLPLIHAHLFSLQLMRELFSRQVQLGKMPQVTEAPQV from the coding sequence ATGGCGAGTGCGCCGACCCCCAATAACCTTCCGATGTTTTACAAGGACCTCGTTCCGCTCAACAGCGAACAGCATGGCGACTGGCGCACGCGCGGTCTGGACGATGCCAAGTTCCTTTCGAACCAGCATGCCATTCCCATCACGGTCGATGAGTTTGTGCCCTGCTCGCGCAGCTATCCGATCATCTTCTCGTCGGGCGACCAGCCGGTGCCGCTGGCGCTGATGGGCATGAACGAGGGCGTCAACACCTTCATCAACGATGAAGGCAAGCTCGACCAGCCGGTCTATCTGCCGGCCTATATCCGCCGCTATCCCTTCCTCCTCGCGCGTCTCCAGCAGGATAGCGATGAGCTGTCGCTTTGCTTCGATCCCGAAGCCGGCGCGATCGGCCCGTTCGATGAAGGCGAAAAGCTGTTCGAGGACGGCCAGCCCAGCGAAGCGACCAAGAATATCCTGAAGTTCTGCGAGGATTTCGAGCAGTCCGGCGCGCGCACCCAGGCCTTTATGGAGGACCTCAAGAAGAGCGGCCTCATCATGGATGGCGAGGTGTCGATCCAGCAGAACGGTGTGGAACAGCCCTTCATCTACCGCGGCTTCGGCATGATCGACGAGCAGAAGCTGAAGGATCTGCGCGGCGACGAACTTCGCAAGATGAACCAAAACGGCATGCTTCCGTTGATCCATGCCCACCTCTTCTCACTCCAGTTGATGCGGGAGCTTTTTTCACGTCAGGTCCAGCTCGGTAAAATGCCGCAGGTGACCGAAGCACCACAGGTCTAA
- a CDS encoding cytochrome b: MATTTSNGRDRYSTVAIILHWLIAALIITNLVLAKLAEGASGSARSSLMGPHMAIGISVLFFSIIMVLWRITHPRPPLPAELAGWERVLSKIVHVLFYILIIAAPLAGWLLVSSHGESKGIDFFGLFTVPDLPVSADKQGHELIDTVHKNLGGAFIYLIALHVLGALKHQFIDKMPYFHRMWPG; the protein is encoded by the coding sequence ATGGCAACGACTACGAGCAACGGCCGCGATCGCTACTCCACGGTGGCGATCATCCTTCACTGGCTGATTGCCGCGCTGATCATCACCAATCTCGTTCTGGCGAAATTGGCAGAGGGCGCCAGCGGTTCGGCTCGTAGTTCGTTGATGGGGCCGCATATGGCCATCGGGATTTCGGTCCTGTTTTTCAGCATCATCATGGTGCTCTGGCGAATCACGCATCCGCGCCCGCCTTTGCCAGCCGAACTGGCAGGGTGGGAACGCGTCCTCTCCAAGATCGTGCACGTCCTGTTCTATATCCTGATCATTGCCGCACCGCTTGCCGGCTGGCTTCTGGTATCCAGCCATGGCGAATCCAAGGGTATCGACTTCTTCGGCCTATTCACCGTTCCCGATCTCCCGGTTTCTGCGGATAAGCAGGGCCATGAATTGATCGACACGGTCCACAAGAACCTGGGCGGCGCGTTCATCTATCTGATCGCGCTCCACGTGCTTGGTGCATTAAAGCATCAGTTTATCGACAAAATGCCCTATTTCCACCGGATGTGGCCCGGCTGA